In a genomic window of Balnearium lithotrophicum:
- the gltA gene encoding NADPH-dependent glutamate synthase produces the protein MKKRLDRWMDRMPMPVLPPDVRKRVFNEYILGYGHTAAKDESIRCLLCKTPTCMDSCPVNSRIPEWIETIQKENVLKGYEILRERNPFSSVCGRVCPQERLCESTCILLRRKDGESVAIGGLERFIADNVRMSGVQWVDKKEFEDTGKKVAIIGGGPAGLAAAYFLAKKGHRVTIFEALPYLGGVMRYGIPEPRLPREALDWDINLILNLGVDVKTNTVVGEDISIEQIRQMYDAVFIAVGSGRGKKLNIPGADLKGSYSAIGFLMKVNTGELHPLLVPDRKVEMPQNKKVVVVGGGFTAVDCALVAVRLGNEVEIVYRRTKESSSAREDEWEMLEEEGVKMNWLTQPVEVVGDEEGRVKSLKCIKLKLIEEEGKRPKVEPIEGSEFEIPCDVVIFAVGQGDNPIAYKDLEGLNIDKWNNLSTVDEEFRTNVEGVWAGGDVVNGGDLVVTAIRHAQIAAKSIHKYLMTGKWEYKSKE, from the coding sequence ATGAAGAAAAGACTCGACAGGTGGATGGATAGAATGCCTATGCCAGTACTACCTCCTGACGTACGGAAGAGGGTCTTCAATGAGTACATTTTAGGATACGGACATACAGCTGCAAAGGACGAGTCAATAAGGTGTCTACTCTGTAAAACGCCAACGTGTATGGACTCTTGTCCCGTTAACAGCAGAATTCCCGAGTGGATAGAAACGATTCAAAAGGAAAACGTCTTAAAGGGATACGAAATTTTGAGGGAGAGAAATCCTTTTAGCTCTGTCTGTGGAAGAGTTTGCCCGCAGGAAAGGCTGTGTGAGAGTACATGTATCTTACTTAGAAGGAAGGATGGGGAATCTGTAGCAATAGGAGGTCTTGAAAGGTTTATTGCAGACAACGTTAGGATGTCAGGGGTTCAGTGGGTAGATAAAAAGGAGTTTGAGGATACAGGTAAGAAGGTAGCCATTATCGGAGGAGGTCCTGCAGGACTTGCTGCAGCCTACTTTCTTGCCAAGAAAGGTCACAGGGTGACTATCTTTGAAGCCCTTCCCTACCTTGGTGGTGTTATGAGGTACGGGATACCTGAGCCAAGACTTCCAAGGGAAGCGTTAGACTGGGATATCAATCTTATTCTAAACTTGGGAGTGGACGTTAAGACGAATACAGTAGTTGGTGAGGACATATCCATTGAACAGATTAGACAGATGTACGATGCAGTGTTTATAGCTGTGGGTTCAGGAAGGGGTAAAAAGCTCAACATTCCTGGTGCAGACCTCAAAGGTTCCTACTCTGCAATAGGATTTCTAATGAAAGTAAATACTGGAGAGCTCCACCCGCTTCTCGTTCCTGACAGAAAAGTAGAAATGCCACAGAATAAAAAGGTTGTCGTTGTAGGGGGAGGATTTACTGCAGTTGACTGTGCTTTAGTTGCAGTGAGGCTTGGAAATGAAGTTGAGATAGTCTACAGGAGAACAAAGGAATCCTCGTCAGCAAGGGAAGACGAATGGGAAATGTTAGAGGAAGAGGGTGTAAAGATGAACTGGTTGACACAGCCTGTAGAGGTTGTTGGGGACGAAGAAGGAAGAGTTAAATCCCTCAAGTGTATAAAACTTAAGTTAATAGAGGAGGAAGGAAAGAGGCCTAAAGTCGAGCCTATTGAGGGTTCAGAGTTTGAAATTCCTTGTGATGTTGTTATTTTTGCCGTAGGCCAGGGAGACAACCCCATTGCCTATAAGGATTTAGAAGGACTCAACATTGACAAGTGGAACAATCTATCAACTGTTGACGAGGAGTTCAGAACAAACGTTGAAGGAGTTTGGGCAGGTGGAGATGTTGTTAACGGTGGAGACTTAGTTGTTACTGCTATTAGGCATGCCCAAATCGCAGCAAAGTCTATTCACAAGTACCTAATGACAGGAAAGTGGGAGTACAAGAGTAAGGAATAG
- a CDS encoding MBL fold metallo-hydrolase RNA specificity domain-containing protein, which translates to MKITFNGAAQVVTGSCHLIETGEKKFLLDCGMFQGSEELEDLNPKFTFNPEEIDFVILSHGHLDHCGRLPYLIKRGFRGKIFATSGTIDISRQILMDAAQVQEEQIKTVNRRRLREGKKPKRLLYTLDDVFDVFSHFKSCDYHRWYEVEGIRFKFLDAGHILCSETVELEVEGKRLVFSGDIGNRGKPLIRDPEIPKEADIVIMETTYADRKHKSFKESVEEFKEAVLSTFKRNGVVLIPTFALERAQDILYILKKMYEDGELPPCKVFLDSPLAISITQTFKRHPECLEDRVLEELKRRGEIFNFPYLEFTRRVEESKRINDYRGRAIIIAGNGMCTGGRILHHLKHRAWDERNSIIFVGYQAQGTIGREIVEGARKIKVFNESVAVKLRVYTINGFSSHADQPQLLDWLKRTSDRKTEVILVHGELKAMKPFKELVERKLGISPKMPELYSTLVI; encoded by the coding sequence GTGAAAATTACCTTTAACGGTGCTGCTCAGGTAGTTACAGGAAGCTGTCATTTGATTGAAACAGGGGAAAAAAAGTTCCTCCTTGACTGCGGAATGTTTCAGGGAAGTGAGGAGCTTGAGGACTTAAATCCAAAGTTCACATTTAACCCTGAAGAAATAGACTTTGTCATCCTCTCCCACGGCCACTTGGACCACTGTGGAAGGCTTCCCTACCTAATAAAGAGGGGGTTCAGGGGAAAAATCTTTGCAACATCGGGAACGATTGATATCTCCCGTCAGATTCTCATGGATGCAGCTCAGGTTCAGGAGGAGCAGATAAAGACTGTCAACAGGAGGCGTTTGAGGGAGGGTAAGAAACCTAAAAGGCTCCTCTATACGTTGGATGATGTGTTTGACGTATTTTCCCACTTTAAGTCCTGTGATTACCACAGGTGGTACGAGGTAGAGGGGATAAGGTTCAAGTTCTTAGATGCAGGACACATCCTCTGTTCTGAGACTGTTGAATTAGAAGTTGAAGGAAAGAGACTCGTCTTCAGCGGGGACATTGGTAATAGGGGAAAACCGTTAATTAGAGACCCTGAAATTCCAAAGGAAGCTGACATTGTTATTATGGAAACGACCTATGCAGATAGAAAGCACAAGAGCTTTAAGGAGTCGGTTGAGGAGTTCAAGGAGGCAGTTCTAAGTACTTTCAAGAGAAACGGCGTTGTTTTAATTCCTACGTTTGCCTTAGAGAGGGCTCAGGACATTCTTTACATTCTGAAAAAGATGTATGAAGATGGGGAGCTCCCTCCGTGTAAAGTCTTTCTGGACTCCCCCCTTGCAATCTCAATAACCCAAACGTTTAAAAGACACCCTGAATGTTTAGAGGATAGGGTTTTAGAGGAGCTAAAGAGAAGAGGGGAGATTTTCAATTTCCCCTACCTTGAGTTTACAAGAAGGGTTGAGGAGTCAAAGAGAATCAACGATTACAGGGGAAGGGCAATAATAATTGCAGGAAACGGAATGTGTACAGGTGGAAGAATACTCCACCACTTAAAGCACAGGGCCTGGGACGAGAGGAACTCTATCATTTTTGTTGGCTATCAGGCTCAAGGGACAATAGGAAGGGAAATTGTAGAGGGTGCAAGGAAAATAAAGGTCTTTAACGAGTCTGTTGCTGTTAAGTTGAGGGTTTACACGATAAACGGTTTTTCCTCCCATGCAGACCAACCCCAGCTGTTAGATTGGCTCAAACGTACATCTGATAGAAAAACAGAGGTTATTCTCGTTCACGGAGAACTAAAGGCAATGAAACCTTTCAAGGAATTGGTCGAGAGGAAATTGGGAATAAGCCCTAAAATGCCGGAGCTCTACTCAACACTCGTTATTTAA
- a CDS encoding LPS-assembly protein LptD, with translation MKRVLLLTLILFSSVSFAGEVPVEISAKRVEGNVNKTVEAEGRVIVKYSDVTIEGDRALYDREKGILRVWGNVLIREGDLELHCKNLIYDLNTKRAVLERVEGKLSPTDMIKADRIERISEEEWIAYDGEYTPCPHKCPDWSVSSKKFKVLIGKSFSGKWVAFRVKEVPIVVSPYLSGPIRRKRESGFLTPRVGYIEKDGFVYKQPVYFVLGRSADLTLTLEKRTIDGRGFEGELRYVLGKKNSGDLDYYQLIKKENRSWKFSFFHNYNPSDYLYLKSNVDVVSSRRYYTDTTTFNVEEQTQLYTKSSVTGSKLWERAIFNVNAQYLRYLNGSTDTAYQQVPNVNFYLMDTKIPKLPVTFNLNSEVTYFYRKAGGSSYRLNAEPSLRYVKRLGTLKNTSKLSYLLTFYQIGGSRSIWQFKNETKTNKFFYYKKFSVSLNPEIAFFYRESEDQSSNPFFDSSDRLEGARELTPSLETFVYLQGKRLARFSVDSKYRVSNGWEEANWDFEISPAEWLNIRESGNYNLSVGEISFSNTYISAKAPFGLELWTNYYKQQNPEEITYLRWGTSFPINKYLSFSFQNRYDLRLNEDRERQYSLRVNRGCWNGILSYRWIKTYTNEINYQITLRINLLRLGSYGYQLTGTKVK, from the coding sequence TTGAAGAGGGTACTGCTTCTAACCTTAATTCTTTTCTCCTCTGTTTCATTTGCCGGGGAAGTTCCGGTAGAAATATCTGCAAAAAGAGTCGAGGGAAATGTTAATAAAACAGTTGAAGCTGAGGGAAGGGTAATTGTCAAGTACTCCGATGTAACAATAGAGGGTGACAGAGCTCTGTACGACAGGGAAAAGGGTATTTTGAGAGTATGGGGAAACGTCCTTATAAGGGAAGGGGATTTGGAACTCCACTGTAAGAACCTCATCTACGACCTAAATACAAAGAGGGCTGTTCTTGAGAGAGTGGAGGGAAAATTATCTCCGACTGACATGATAAAGGCTGACAGAATTGAGAGAATTTCCGAAGAGGAATGGATTGCCTACGATGGAGAGTACACTCCCTGTCCACATAAGTGTCCCGACTGGTCTGTAAGTTCTAAGAAATTCAAAGTTTTAATTGGTAAAAGTTTCAGCGGAAAATGGGTGGCATTCAGAGTAAAGGAAGTACCGATAGTAGTATCCCCTTACCTTTCTGGACCTATCAGGAGAAAAAGGGAATCTGGATTCCTAACCCCGAGAGTGGGATACATTGAGAAGGACGGTTTTGTGTACAAACAACCGGTCTACTTTGTTCTCGGAAGGAGTGCAGATTTAACTCTAACCCTTGAGAAAAGGACGATAGACGGTAGGGGATTTGAAGGTGAACTGAGGTATGTTTTAGGGAAAAAAAACAGTGGAGATTTGGACTACTACCAGTTAATCAAGAAGGAAAACAGGAGCTGGAAATTCTCGTTCTTCCACAACTACAATCCCTCTGACTACCTCTATTTAAAGTCGAACGTTGACGTTGTAAGCAGCCGAAGGTACTACACGGACACTACAACTTTCAACGTTGAGGAGCAGACACAACTTTATACAAAGTCAAGCGTAACCGGCTCTAAACTCTGGGAAAGAGCGATTTTTAATGTAAATGCACAGTACTTAAGGTACTTAAACGGCTCAACAGATACCGCCTACCAGCAGGTTCCAAACGTTAACTTTTACCTTATGGATACAAAGATACCGAAGCTCCCAGTAACGTTTAATCTAAACTCTGAAGTTACCTACTTCTACAGAAAGGCCGGAGGAAGTAGTTATAGACTCAATGCTGAACCGTCACTACGGTACGTTAAAAGGCTTGGAACTCTTAAAAACACCTCAAAACTCTCGTACCTGTTAACCTTTTATCAGATAGGAGGAAGTAGAAGTATCTGGCAGTTTAAGAACGAAACTAAAACGAACAAGTTTTTCTACTATAAGAAATTCAGTGTATCGCTAAACCCTGAAATTGCCTTCTTCTACAGGGAATCGGAAGACCAGTCTTCAAACCCGTTCTTTGACTCCTCAGATAGATTGGAAGGAGCGAGGGAGCTTACTCCTTCTTTGGAAACATTTGTGTACTTACAGGGAAAGAGACTTGCAAGGTTCTCAGTTGATTCAAAGTACAGAGTATCCAACGGCTGGGAGGAGGCCAACTGGGATTTCGAAATCTCCCCCGCAGAGTGGCTGAACATAAGGGAGAGTGGTAACTACAACCTATCAGTAGGTGAGATTTCATTTTCAAACACTTACATTTCCGCAAAGGCTCCCTTTGGCCTGGAGCTCTGGACCAACTACTACAAACAGCAAAATCCCGAGGAAATAACCTATCTGAGATGGGGAACCTCATTTCCAATTAATAAATACCTCAGCTTCTCATTTCAGAACAGGTACGACTTAAGGTTGAACGAGGACAGGGAGAGGCAGTACTCGTTAAGAGTAAACAGGGGATGCTGGAACGGTATTCTTTCCTATAGATGGATAAAGACCTACACGAATGAAATAAACTACCAGATAACCTTAAGGATAAACCTGTTAAGGCTGGGAAGTTACGGATACCAACTAACTGGAACAAAGGTTAAATAA
- a CDS encoding thioredoxin family protein, protein MSVPESLLKVAAIFFDIIFVLLVAYVVFIFGIRIFWSFKSKRLKGKELPETKEFLRLKKGKGVIYIYAPNCKPCKLVDPVIKKLSKEIKGVPFVRINAAEDVELVRKLGVLATPTVIITERGRIREILIGPVTEGTIREKLK, encoded by the coding sequence ATGTCTGTTCCTGAGTCACTCTTGAAGGTAGCTGCCATCTTCTTTGACATCATATTTGTCCTTCTGGTGGCCTACGTGGTCTTCATTTTTGGAATTAGAATTTTTTGGTCTTTTAAATCAAAGAGATTAAAAGGAAAGGAGCTCCCAGAAACTAAGGAGTTTCTAAGACTTAAGAAAGGGAAAGGAGTCATCTACATCTATGCCCCAAACTGTAAACCGTGTAAACTCGTTGACCCTGTGATAAAGAAGCTTTCAAAGGAGATTAAGGGAGTTCCATTTGTGAGAATAAATGCAGCAGAGGACGTAGAGTTGGTTAGAAAGTTGGGAGTTCTTGCTACACCTACTGTTATAATAACTGAAAGAGGAAGGATTAGGGAAATTTTAATAGGTCCCGTTACGGAGGGGACGATAAGGGAGAAACTAAAGTGA
- the leuS gene encoding leucine--tRNA ligase, giving the protein MKYDFKEIEEKWQKAWEEKKVFKSKPSEKEKYYVLEMFPYPSGKIHMGHVRNYSIGDVIARFKRMFGYNVLHPMGWDAFGLPAENAAIKSGVYPKSWTLSNIKNMKEELKRLGFSYDWDREIATCLPEYYRWNQWIFIRMFEKGLAYRAKANVNWCPSCQTVLANEQVDEEGRCWRCGTEVVQKEIDSWFLRITDYAEELLQDLELLKGHWPEPVITMQKNWIGRSEGVLVEFDVPEKGEKITVFTTRPDTLFGVSYIALAPEHPFTLKLSEGTKQEGEVRAFVERMRRTDRRKRESGELEKEGVFLGVYAVHPLTGEKVPVYTANFVLMEYGTGAVMAVPAHDQRDFEFAKKYKLPIRVVIEPEGEKLNPDEMAEAYTEPGILVNSGKFSGMESEKAKKAITEELERLGKGRRKVQYRLRDWNISRQRYWGTPIPMVHCPNCGIVPVPDSELPVKLPEEAPLLGEGRSPLERVPEFINTKCPKCGAPAKRDPDTMDTFFDSSWYFLRYCSPKEEELPFDPKEASYWMVVDQYIGGIEHAVLHLLYSRFFTKVLRDLGLFKADEEHKQSEFLRRGEPFQNLLTQGMVNKRWVSVKNLLKAFNLGEDSPISALIKALTGKDTNLTETIGSLMKRYHISIGDNAVLLLQTEEVSKFIDDLEELLGKLEREYGEVSKMSKSKLNIVNPQDMVERYGADATRLYVLFAAPPEAEFEWKTEGIEGAYRFLRRLYQFVTDKKDLFEMEFKGELSKKGKELRRKVHETLQKVTGELSSRFKFNTAIASIMELFNSASSFEAETDGDYSALKEAIEKIIVMLYPFTPHICEELWELTGHGTLLAEERWPEIEEEALKKESVEIPVQVNGKVRDVVEVPVDADEEKVKEIVLSSEKIKKFISDKEIVKFIYRPGRIINVVVR; this is encoded by the coding sequence ATGAAGTACGACTTTAAAGAGATAGAGGAAAAGTGGCAAAAGGCGTGGGAAGAGAAAAAGGTATTTAAGAGTAAACCATCTGAAAAGGAGAAATACTACGTTTTAGAGATGTTTCCCTATCCTTCGGGAAAAATCCACATGGGACATGTGAGGAACTACTCTATCGGGGACGTCATTGCAAGGTTTAAGAGAATGTTTGGATACAACGTTCTCCATCCTATGGGCTGGGATGCCTTTGGACTTCCGGCAGAGAACGCTGCAATAAAGAGTGGTGTCTATCCTAAAAGCTGGACACTTTCAAACATTAAAAACATGAAGGAAGAACTAAAGAGATTGGGATTTTCCTACGATTGGGACAGGGAAATTGCTACGTGTCTTCCTGAGTACTACAGGTGGAACCAGTGGATATTCATTAGGATGTTCGAAAAGGGTCTTGCCTACAGGGCTAAGGCAAACGTTAACTGGTGTCCCTCCTGCCAGACGGTTCTTGCAAATGAGCAGGTTGATGAGGAGGGAAGGTGCTGGAGGTGTGGAACAGAGGTTGTCCAGAAGGAAATAGACAGCTGGTTTTTAAGGATAACCGACTATGCGGAGGAGCTCCTTCAGGACTTGGAACTCCTAAAGGGACACTGGCCGGAACCTGTAATAACGATGCAAAAGAACTGGATAGGAAGGAGCGAGGGAGTTCTCGTTGAATTTGACGTTCCGGAAAAGGGAGAAAAAATAACAGTCTTTACAACAAGACCTGATACGCTTTTCGGCGTTTCATACATAGCTCTAGCTCCTGAACATCCTTTCACACTGAAACTCTCAGAGGGGACGAAACAGGAAGGGGAGGTTAGAGCATTTGTTGAGAGGATGAGGAGAACTGACAGGAGAAAGAGGGAGAGCGGAGAGCTCGAGAAGGAAGGGGTTTTCCTTGGAGTTTACGCCGTTCACCCGTTAACAGGCGAAAAAGTACCCGTTTACACTGCAAACTTTGTCCTCATGGAGTACGGAACAGGTGCTGTAATGGCGGTTCCTGCCCACGACCAGAGGGACTTTGAGTTTGCCAAGAAGTACAAACTGCCGATAAGGGTTGTTATAGAACCAGAAGGCGAAAAGCTCAATCCAGATGAGATGGCTGAGGCCTACACAGAGCCCGGAATTTTGGTAAACAGTGGAAAGTTTTCCGGCATGGAGAGTGAAAAAGCTAAAAAAGCTATAACTGAAGAACTTGAAAGATTAGGAAAGGGAAGGAGGAAGGTTCAGTACAGGCTTCGTGACTGGAACATCTCAAGGCAGAGGTACTGGGGAACGCCTATTCCAATGGTTCACTGTCCAAACTGTGGAATTGTTCCCGTTCCTGACTCAGAGCTCCCCGTAAAGCTCCCAGAGGAAGCTCCACTTTTAGGGGAGGGTCGTTCTCCCTTGGAGAGGGTTCCTGAGTTTATCAACACGAAATGCCCAAAGTGTGGAGCTCCAGCAAAGAGGGACCCGGACACGATGGACACATTCTTTGACTCCTCCTGGTACTTCTTGAGGTACTGCTCCCCAAAGGAGGAGGAACTTCCATTTGACCCCAAAGAGGCTTCCTACTGGATGGTTGTTGACCAGTACATTGGAGGAATTGAGCACGCAGTCCTTCACCTCCTCTACTCAAGGTTCTTTACAAAGGTTCTGAGGGACTTGGGGCTGTTTAAGGCAGATGAGGAGCACAAGCAGTCTGAATTTCTCAGAAGGGGAGAACCATTCCAAAACCTCTTAACTCAGGGAATGGTCAACAAAAGGTGGGTAAGTGTTAAGAATTTACTGAAGGCCTTTAACTTAGGGGAGGACAGTCCAATCTCCGCTTTGATAAAAGCCCTTACAGGTAAGGATACAAACTTAACTGAAACGATTGGCTCACTTATGAAGAGGTACCACATATCAATCGGAGACAATGCAGTCCTTCTACTTCAGACGGAGGAAGTATCAAAGTTCATAGATGACTTAGAGGAGCTCCTTGGGAAACTTGAAAGGGAGTACGGCGAAGTCTCAAAGATGAGTAAATCCAAGCTCAACATAGTAAATCCTCAGGACATGGTGGAAAGGTACGGAGCAGATGCAACAAGGCTCTACGTTCTCTTTGCTGCTCCCCCGGAAGCTGAATTTGAGTGGAAGACAGAAGGAATAGAGGGAGCTTACAGGTTTTTAAGGAGACTCTATCAGTTTGTCACAGATAAAAAGGACCTTTTTGAGATGGAATTTAAAGGAGAGCTCTCCAAAAAGGGAAAGGAACTCAGGAGAAAAGTTCACGAAACGCTCCAGAAGGTAACTGGGGAACTCTCAAGCAGGTTCAAGTTTAATACCGCAATAGCCTCAATAATGGAGCTCTTTAACTCAGCATCCTCATTTGAGGCTGAAACCGATGGGGATTACAGTGCCTTAAAGGAAGCGATAGAAAAGATAATAGTCATGCTCTATCCATTTACCCCTCACATTTGTGAGGAGCTCTGGGAACTGACAGGACATGGTACACTGCTTGCAGAGGAGAGGTGGCCTGAGATTGAGGAGGAAGCTCTTAAAAAGGAGAGTGTAGAGATTCCTGTTCAGGTCAACGGAAAGGTAAGGGATGTTGTTGAAGTACCTGTTGATGCCGATGAGGAAAAGGTAAAGGAGATTGTCCTTTCGAGTGAAAAGATTAAGAAGTTTATTTCAGATAAGGAAATAGTTAAATTTATCTACAGGCCTGGAAGGATAATTAACGTAGTCGTGAGGTAG
- a CDS encoding RNA methyltransferase: MAVYTALLHYPVYNKSKKVVATSLTTLDIHDIARASRTFGVKRYYVVQPIENHLWLARKLLSFWQGGHGREYNPKRWEALKIVEAVPYFENVLEDIEKRDGLKPKVVVTTAREYPNSISFSSLREKLKTEDLIVCFGTGWGLTEEFINSSDYILEPIKGTDYNHLSVRSAASIILDRLLGR; encoded by the coding sequence ATGGCAGTTTATACAGCTCTCCTCCACTATCCCGTCTACAACAAGTCAAAAAAGGTTGTTGCAACTTCTCTAACTACACTTGACATTCACGATATAGCAAGGGCTTCAAGGACGTTTGGCGTTAAGAGGTACTACGTGGTTCAACCTATTGAAAACCACCTGTGGCTTGCAAGGAAACTCCTCTCCTTCTGGCAGGGAGGACACGGAAGGGAGTACAACCCTAAACGGTGGGAGGCTCTCAAGATAGTTGAAGCTGTTCCCTACTTTGAGAACGTTTTAGAGGATATTGAAAAGAGAGATGGTTTAAAGCCCAAGGTAGTTGTTACAACTGCAAGGGAGTATCCCAACTCTATTTCCTTTTCGTCGTTGAGGGAGAAATTGAAAACAGAGGACCTAATAGTCTGTTTTGGAACTGGGTGGGGGCTTACTGAAGAGTTTATAAACTCTTCAGACTACATCCTGGAACCGATAAAGGGAACGGACTACAATCACCTATCGGTACGCTCTGCAGCATCAATCATTTTGGATAGATTGTTAGGAAGGTGA
- a CDS encoding ABC1 kinase family protein — translation MKNLLRLWQLLGFAYFCSFEIISQYITPFLSRILGYLLFFPYRFLLSYPPPVRLRVALERLGGAYIKVGQLLSTRIDILPVEYVKELEKLQDRVPPQPLMELLSSYPELKNFFFKIDEEPIGSGSVAQVHRALLKNGEEVALKIIRPKAEEFIKRDVSILRNLVRLLSPIPVIREFRIPQILSEFERILLSELDLSKEAAYMELFKKFSEEESSLYIPRVFWEFSSSKYLTTEFVRGKKLSYELFSDMEEEERKRLSEDFVRIVNRMVFELGVFHGDLHPGNIFLLPGKKFAFVDFGIVGRLSPDTLNEFFMFSLGVMNKDPDLIVGALKRIGALSEGVNENLLKREVLIFLDKYYNQPLSKIDAERLFYEELSVARRFKVVLPEELVTLMKTIAHTESIARIIYPDFRLPPLLKPYLKKIAPKILLSTAKRKGFKWFSDYLLLFEELPQRLRSKKEEGVTKESLFWSSALLGFVFVLTLSPKLLFVYFPALYFFKKLSKT, via the coding sequence ATGAAAAATCTACTGAGACTCTGGCAGCTCTTAGGCTTTGCCTATTTTTGCTCCTTTGAAATCATCTCTCAGTATATAACTCCCTTTCTTTCAAGAATTCTCGGATACCTCCTCTTTTTTCCCTACCGGTTCCTCCTCTCTTATCCTCCTCCTGTAAGGCTGAGAGTCGCCTTGGAGAGGTTAGGGGGAGCCTACATAAAGGTTGGACAGCTCCTCTCTACAAGGATTGACATACTCCCTGTAGAGTACGTAAAGGAGCTTGAGAAACTTCAGGACAGGGTTCCTCCTCAGCCTTTAATGGAGCTCCTCTCAAGCTACCCTGAGTTAAAAAATTTCTTCTTTAAGATTGATGAGGAGCCCATAGGCTCAGGCTCAGTTGCTCAGGTTCATAGGGCCCTCCTGAAAAACGGGGAGGAGGTTGCCTTAAAAATTATCAGACCTAAAGCAGAGGAGTTTATAAAGAGGGATGTATCAATACTGAGAAACTTGGTCAGATTACTCTCCCCCATTCCCGTTATCAGGGAATTTAGAATACCCCAAATTCTCTCCGAATTTGAAAGGATTCTCCTCTCAGAGTTGGACCTCTCTAAGGAAGCTGCCTACATGGAGCTCTTTAAAAAGTTCTCAGAGGAAGAAAGCTCACTTTACATTCCCAGAGTCTTCTGGGAGTTCTCATCATCAAAGTACCTGACAACCGAATTCGTAAGGGGGAAAAAGCTATCCTACGAGCTCTTTTCAGATATGGAGGAGGAAGAGAGGAAAAGGCTTTCTGAGGACTTTGTCAGAATTGTCAACAGAATGGTCTTTGAGCTTGGAGTCTTTCACGGAGACCTTCACCCCGGAAACATATTTCTCCTGCCGGGGAAAAAGTTTGCCTTTGTTGACTTTGGAATCGTTGGAAGGCTCTCTCCCGATACGTTAAACGAGTTTTTTATGTTCTCATTGGGAGTTATGAATAAGGACCCTGATTTAATAGTAGGGGCACTTAAGAGAATAGGAGCTCTCAGTGAGGGAGTAAACGAGAATTTACTAAAGAGGGAAGTCCTCATCTTTCTGGATAAGTACTACAACCAACCCCTTTCAAAAATTGATGCTGAGAGACTCTTCTACGAGGAGCTCTCAGTTGCAAGGAGGTTCAAGGTTGTTCTTCCCGAGGAGTTGGTTACACTTATGAAGACGATAGCCCATACCGAGTCCATTGCAAGGATAATATATCCCGACTTTCGGCTTCCCCCTCTCCTTAAGCCCTACCTCAAAAAAATTGCTCCTAAAATCCTCCTCTCAACTGCAAAGAGGAAGGGATTTAAGTGGTTCAGCGATTATCTACTCCTATTTGAAGAGCTCCCACAGAGACTGAGGAGCAAAAAGGAGGAAGGAGTAACTAAGGAAAGTCTCTTTTGGAGCTCTGCCCTTTTAGGCTTTGTCTTTGTTCTGACACTCTCCCCAAAACTTCTTTTCGTATACTTTCCTGCTCTATACTTTTTCAAAAAACTCTCAAAGACGTAA